CATTCAACGCAGATATAATATGTGTTTTATACGCCAGAATAAAAAACCTAGATTTAGGTTTTTGAGTATTCGTAACTCTGCTAGCTAGTTCTTTTAGAAGTTCTTTTTCTTTCATTATTTTAGCCGCTAAAATTAATTTTATTTATACAAAAAAACTGTAATAAACAAAAATCGCCTATATTAAAAAATAATTGCCAATTATTAAACTATAATAAACATTATTATACAATAATAAACATAATTAACCAATATTTGCTTTTTTTTCTTCTGGCGTTATACTTTAAAACGTGGGCAAGATATGTAAATATGGCCATCTTTTTCAAAGATATCCATATTTACTTGGACTAATTCGCTAAAGCTCAAGTCCAATCTTGCTCTGCGAGGCTAAAGGCTGCCGCCTTATTAAAATATATTTGGAATGAATTATGAACATTAAGCGTGATAATTTAAGAAGAGAAATTCTTAAAGTTTGTTTATCTAAATCAGATAAAGAAGAAATAAAAATTAAAGCTAACTCTTTAGGAATGACGACATCAACATTTTTAAGAAATTTAGGGCTAGGATTTAAACCAACAAGTACGCTAGATCAAGATGCTATTTTAGAGTTAGTTAAAATAAATACTGCTCAATCAAGGCTAGGTAATTTAATGGCATTGGCTTTAAAAAATC
The DNA window shown above is from Phocoenobacter uteri and carries:
- a CDS encoding plasmid mobilization protein: MNIKRDNLRREILKVCLSKSDKEEIKIKANSLGMTTSTFLRNLGLGFKPTSTLDQDAILELVKINTAQSRLGNLMALALKNPEKMSLYGDKDIATKIDTLLDEIAKLQITMLSIVNNVNGNADK